The Fructilactobacillus myrtifloralis genome segment CGGTGGCCATGGCGAAAGCTGGCGTTGATATGTTAGCTGTTGGAATCGGGAACATTCACGGTCAGTACCCGAAGGACTGGAAAGGGCTCAACTTTGCGCACCTGCAAAAGATTGATGACGCGATTTATGATGCGTTAGGCAAACGGATTCCATTAGTCCTACACGGTGGTTCTGGGATTCCGGATGACCAAGTACGCAAGGCCATTCAACTAGGAATTGCCAAGGTTAACGTGAATACCGAAGGACAACTAGCCTTTCACCAGGGCCTGCGGGATTACATCCTGAGTGATGAGGACTTAAAGGGGAAGAACTATGACCCTCGAATCCTGCTCACTGCTGGAACCGATCAGTTGGTAGAGATGTGCTTAGACCGGATTCGGGTCTTTGGTTCGGGAAACAAAGCTTAGTTAAAAACTGAGGCTAGAAAAATTAGTTTCTAAATAAAAAATAGCTGGAAGTTAATCTTAACTTCCAGCTATTTTTTATATGAATGGCTATTTTTCCAGGTCTCTTTGACAATTGACCTTTAATTATCCTTATGCTTAATGTTGACGTGTTTTAAGCTTATATCGCCAGCATCAGCATTAATTTTACTGTGGTTAATCTTGGCATTTTTAATCTGAACATCACCACTATCGCTTTTAAGCTGAAGTTGATCGTAGGTGATCGATTTTTGGTTATCCATTGCTACATCTCCAGCTCCACTGTTAAAGTTTAAGTCTTTTGCAATTAGATCATGAGTTTTAATGTCACCACCATCGGAGCTGAGGGTGACTTTAGTTAAGTTGGGTTGTTTCATGGTAATGTCACCTGAACTACTGTTGATTTTAAGTGGTTGATTGGAGTCCACTTTTTCAAGTAAGACGTTGCCACCTTCTGATTCAATCTGGGTAGCTTGCAGCTTTGTGTTGCGTAAGGACACGTCTCCACTTTCCGATTTAATCATGGTCGTCCCGATTTGGCTGTCATTACTATTTACATCTCCACTTGAGCTTACTAGTTTGGATTGCTTGAAGTTGGCCTTGCTTATTGTCATGTTCCATGCGTTACTGTTAGCTTGAAAGTTCTGAATGGGAGTAGTCGTTTTAAAGTCCAGGGTTCCAGAGTTAATTTTGACCGTCTTCGGATTAATGACCTGTGGCAGGGTGATCACAACCTTATGCTTGAGCTTGCCGCTGTGACTGTGGTTGATCTGATCCCAGAGCTTTTGGTCCTTAACATTAACCTCAATGTTATCACCATTTTTGGTGACTTTAGGTTTTTGCTGGTCCCGGAAGTTAGATTGGACAGTAAATTCGTTACCCGATTTTACTGTCACCTGGGCTGGAACGTTTATTTTTAAAGTATCAAGTTGAGCGGTATTTTTGACTTTCTGGGTTTGGCTAGCGGCCGTTGCTTGTGGTGTGAATGCAGCTGGTAAAACCGCTAGAAATAACCTTAACATTGTCAATCCAATGATTTTTTTATACATAGGAAACATCCTTTCTTAGGTTATCTAACCTAATTCCATAATTAGTACTAGCCCAATAATGCCTAGAGCTAGCAGCAAACTAAGACAAACGGGAATGCCAATAATTGCTAATTTCATTAAATCAAACTCCTTTAGTAATCGTCGTCACCATCATCGTCGTCACTAAAATTAAGCGACATGTGAGTCGAATTGTGGGAGTAGGCCTTTTCTAAGCCGTGTGTCCGACCACCACCATAAAAACCAATTACACCCATTACTAATCCAGACACAGATAGTATGATTCCAGTGATTAGCATTCGTTTCATGAATTTAGCCATGATAACCATCCTTTCTGTTAGTCAATTTAGCTTGTGAATACCGATAGATTTTCTTGGTCCAGTTCGCACCAATTTGAATAATAAAGCGAATTACAAAGTACACGATGGGCGGGATCATAATCAAGACACCGAAGATAAGCAACGATGCACCAATTAAATTTAATGCAACAATCCCTTTACTAGCGATAGTTGTGATTCCAACCCAAAAAGCAAGTCCTGCAACAACCAAAGTTGTAAATAAAAAAGCTCCTACGACTACAACTACAATAAATAACATCAGTAAGATAAAGCCGGCAATCCCCAGCAAAACTGGGGAGGCAATGGCCGCTAAAATGGTAATAATGAGCTTAACGTTGTGATTGACGCTTCCCTTTTTCGGTTGCTTTTCATCTTCTGAGATGGAGTAATTCGCGGCAATTTGGCGCGCTAGCTGCCGGGGCGTTCCAAGGTTTGCGACGATTTCTTTGTAGTTACTAAGTTGACCGTCCTTGAGATAGTCGAGGTAGTAGGTCGCGGCCTCATCGCGTTCCTTAGTTGGGATATTTTTTAGGTAGTACTTCAGTTCCGTGATGTATTGTTCCTGATCCGTTGGCATTAGTCATCCTCCTTGGGCATTTGATTGTTAAAGACCTGGTCAACGATGTGCTTGTGATGATTCCAGTCGGTCTTAACTTTGGCAAGTTGGGTTAATCCGGCCTCCGTAATTTGATAATACCGCCGGTTCCGACCGTCAAAGGGCTGGTCGTAAGTGGTGACCCAATCTTCCTTTTTGAGCCGGCGTAAAATCGGGTAGAGGGTTGAGTTTGAAATCGGAATAAACTTTTTGACTCCCTGGGTTAAGGCGTAGCCGTAGTAATCTTCCTGGGCGAGCAAGGCTAACACGATGCCTTCCAGCACTTCTGAACTAATTTGAATGGCGATAATGATCAGCTCCTTCACTTTCATCAATATTATACATCGTATAATATAAAAAGCAAGTAAAAAAAGACCATGAATTTTCATGGTCTTTTTGATTATGCATCTGCTTGTAAGCGGCTGGCGTAGTTGGCAATGTTTTGTACGGTAGCCGTCAACTTGTCGGCATAGTATTGTTGTTCGGACGCCTCTAAATCCGGATTTAAGTCCCCAGTTTCAGTAAAGATGTTTTGAATGAAACGGAGGTTGAGATTCCGCGGGACGCTTACCAAGCTTAGAACTTGGAAAATCGGCAACCAGGCCATTGCAGCCAGGATACCACCAAACGAACCCATGGAGTAACTGATCGTTTGAATCGGGGTGTCGCTAACGCCGGTTCCGAGGTAGTCAAAGGCATTTTTTAATGCACCCGGAACTGAGTAGTCATATTCAGGGGTGAGCAACAAGATTCCGTCGCCACTCATCACGTCGGTTACCCAGCGTTTGGCATTTGGAGCCAGATTCTCTGGATAATCGGGAGTTCCCATTGGGGGAAGGGGTTCGGCGTAGGCGGGAAGCTGATAGTCACTAACCTTTAAAAATTGCAAACTAACGTGCGTGGTTTGCTCTAATTCGGGTTGGTGCTTTTGCAGGTATTGAAACAGGCGGGATCCCATGGAAGGTTCGCGGACACTTCCGAGGATTACGTTAACAGTGGTCATGATGATCGACTCCTTTATAATTAGTAAACCTAGTATATCTACTTATTTTTAGTAAGTAAAGGTAAAAGCCTCCCATACAAAAAAACTCACCCGGATGAGTGAGTTTAACCTAGTTAGTATTAGGGTTGCGGCAGGGTGGCGACCCAGTTTTGGTAAGCCGTTTCTTCAGTGGTAGGTTGGTAGTTACCAGCTGCAAATTGGTGCTGGAACAGGTCAGTAGCTTCGATTTCCCAGTTTCCCAGCGTGGTGGCGTTGGCAATCAACTGCAGGGCGTACTCCGTCCCCGTCCGGGCGACGTGCACTTTCACCATTCCCCCCGGATTGTAGACCGTTACCACGTGGTCAAAATCGCCCTGGTCGTGGTTTAAAACGTAGGCCAAACTCGTGGCCGTCATTCCGGTTCCACAGGCATTGGTGAAGCCGACGCCCCGTTCGTAAGTTTTCACAAACAAGCGATCGGGACCGAGGATTTGGGCAAAGTTGAGGTTTACTCCGTCTGGAAAGTACGGATTTTCTCCGTTTAAATAGGGTCCCAGTTGAGCTTGCAACCCACTGGTTAAGGTGTCGTGGTCCATAAAACTAATTAAATGCGGATTGGGCACCGCAATGGCCGTAAAGTCTAGGTCGGGCGCTAACTGGGGTAAGGGCCGGTTCAAAATCGTGTCTCCTCCCAGCTCGGCAAACGGAAAGTCAGCAGCGTGAAACCGCACGGGGGCGATTTCTACTCCATAGGCGGGAACCTCTGGTGCCAACTGGTCGGCTTGTTCCACGTGTAAATCGGCATCCTGAGTTTCAACCTTAAACTTAGTTTCTCCCGTTTGGTCAGCTAGGTAGCGGGCGACCGTTCGCAGCCCGTTACCACACATGGAGGCGAGACTACCATCGGCATTCACGACCGTCATTTTGCCTAAGCACCCGGAATGGTCCGAAGCATCCACGACTAAAATTCCATCGATGTCGTTAAAGGTCTCGTTGTCACTCTGTTTGAGGTTCACGGCGAGGTTGGCAATTTGCTCGATGGTTGGGGTGGTTGTAAATTGGGTCCGATCTAAAATGAAAAACCGGTTTTCTGAACCGTGAACTTTGCGTAGCGTTACCATGAAATGACCTCCCGTTAGTCAGTAAAAATGCGGTTATTGTCAAAGAAGTGTTGGTAAATGAGTTTGACCGATTGTTCCGCATCGGCTTCGTCAGTGCCTAGCATGATTGAAATTTTGGACGCCCCTTCGTTAATCATGTGAATGTTAATGTCATGGTCGGTGAGCGGGCGAATGATTTTTTCGATGGTGTTAGGGCTCAGTTGCATCCCTTCGCCGACAATCATGATGATGGCGTAGTGATCGATCCACTCTAATTGATCAGGGTGGAGTTCCGTCCGAATGTCGTCACACATTGCTTGAACGGTTTCCGGCGTGAGCTCGCGGTTATCAAAAATGATGGTCAAATCATCAATTCCAGACGGCATGTGTTCATATGAAATCCCGTATTTGTAGAGGATTTGTAATAGCTTTAGCGTAAACCCAACTTCCTTGTTAAGCAAGTACCGGTGCAGGTATAGAGCCGAAAAGCCCTTGGAACTGGCTACCCCAGTGATAAAGCCCGCGGGTTTAAAGCCCTGTTCGGGGACAATCAAGGTGCCAGGGAGGTCTGGATGGTTAGTATTTTTCACGTTAATTGGAACTTGGGCCTCAATGGCCGGAAGTAACGCTTCGTCGTGAAACACAGAGAACCCGGCATAGGAAAGTTCCCGCATTTCTCGGTAGGTCATCTTACTAATACTCTTGGGATTGGGAACGATGTGGGGATCCACCGAGTAGATGGCGTCGACGTCCGTAAAGTTTTCGTAGACCTCGGCGTGTAAGCCCTTGGCGACGATTGAACCGGTAATATCGGAACCACCCCGTGAAAAGGTGGCAATCGTTCCGTCCGCTTCGTTAATGCCAAAAAAGCCCGGAAAGACTAGGTAATCAGTACTAGTTTGGTAGGCGGCGAGATGGTTGTAAGTTTTAGGCGTGACGTGGGCATCATTCACGGGTCCAGCGACATCAAACCCAACGGTCCGCGGGTCCATGAACTTAGTTGGCAGGCCCAGTTTCGTCAAAATTTGGCTCAGTAGGTAGGCGTTTAGGTATTCTCCATGGGCCTTAAAAGCGGCTAACTGGTGGTCTTGATCTGCAAAGGATTGGCTAGCTAAGCCGGTGATGACCGCCGAAATGTGTTCCATCACGGCGTCCGGAACGGCAAAGTGGTTAGCAATGTTTCGGTAGCGATCAATAATTTCGGTTTGAACGTCTTCCAATGATTCGTGATTGCGAACGGCATTTGCATATTGAATTAGCAGGTCAGTCACCTTAATGTCGCCCTTGAACCGGGTTCCAGGGGCGGAAACTACGATGGCCCGCCGCTCCGGATCCTGCTGAATGATGTGAATAATTTTTTCGAACTGGGTGGCATCGGCTAACGAACTGCCCCCGAATTTAACTACTTTCATGCTCGTCTGACCTCGCTCGTTTTATTATTAGTGAAACTATCATCATTTTTTTGATTTCGCAACTCGATCTGGGAAAATAACGGACATTTTTAGAAAACTCTATATAGAAATAAAGAAATTTCAGTAAGTTAGTTTGGAAAAGGTTGACGCTGATTGGCTTTTTCGGTATGCTAAACACAAATCAAATAGAGGTCGCAAGCAAGAAGAGTACGTGGGGGAGTTGCCATCCAGCTTTGAACCCACCGAAAGGATTGGTTGCCGAAGTGCTAAGGAGGATGGACCTTAGTTAACTGGGACGTAACTTAAGAGGTTACGGACTGTCGGGAATGCTATTCTCGGGGAGCTATGGATAAAATTGATTCTAATCGGCGACAATAGGGTCTTTTGGACGGAGCTTCCGTGCCAAAAGGCCCTTTTTTAGTACGCATAAGGGTCTGCCGGTTAGGACGATTGAGGAGGAAAACAGGATGTTAAGTAGTGATGAAGTGCGCAATAATCAGTTGTTGATTGGTGGCATTCCCGCCACGGAGCTCGCTGATGAATATGGAACGCCGCTCCAGGTGTATGACGTGGCAAAAATCCGGCACCAGATTCGGGCGTTTGAACGGGTCTTTGTGGAACAACACGTTGATTATGCCGTTAGCTATGCCAGCAAGGCCTTTGCGTGCGTGGCGATGTATCAAATTGTTAATCAAGAACACGCCCACATTGACGTTGTCTCTGCTGGTGAATTAGCAACTGCGTTAGCAGCGGACTTTCCGATGGAGCGGGTTAGTTTTCACGGGAACAACAAGTCCTATGAAGAGTTACAAATGGCGGTTCACCACCACGTGGGCACGATTATCCTCGATAACTTCTACGAGATTGGGCTCCTGGCTCAGGTTCTCGAAGCAGCGGATGCGGAAGTAAACGTGATGCTGCGGGTGTCTCCCGCCGTTTCCGCGCATACCCATGAATTTATTCAGACCGGCCAACAGGACAGTAAGTTTGGCTTCGACCTGCTGACCGGACAGGCTGACCAGGCCTTGCAACAGGTCCTAGCGGAACCACGGATGCACTTACAGGGAGTGCACTCCCACATTGGGTCACAAATCTTTGCGACCGACGGCTTTAAGATTGAAACGCAGAAGCTGGTGCACCTGATGCAACACTGGCGGGATGAATATGATTATATCCCTCAAGTGGTTAACGTTGGGGGAGGCTTTGGGATTCAGTATACCGATGCCGATCATCCCATTCGGCCGGAAGAGTTTGTGGAACAGATCATCACCACTTTGAAGACGGAAACGGCCGCAGCTGACCTTCCTTTGCCAGCGGTCTGGATTGAACCCGGGCGTTCGATTGCGGGTCCGGCCGGAGTGAGTCTGTACCGGGTTGGTTCGCAAAAAACAATTCCAGAGGTGCGGAAGTACGTGGCAGTCGATGGCGGGATGGGTGACAACATCCGACCCGCGCTCTATGGCGCTGCTTACGAAGCGGTCGCCGCTGACAATGTGGCACCGACCGAAACCGAAGTGGTAACGGTCGCCGGGAAGTACTGTGAATCAGGGGACATCTTAGTAAAGGATGCCAAGCTCCCGCCTGTACAAGCTGGCGACGTGATTGCGGTATTGGCCACGGGAGCTTACGGGTACTCAATGGCATCTAACTATAACCGGAATCCCCGGCCCGCGGTCGTTTTCGTTGAAAATGGCAGCGCCCAAGTCGTGGTTAAGCGGGAAACCCTAGCTGATTTAACCCGCCTCGACGTGAAACTAAGTGATTAAGGAAGCAAAACTACTACTGACAAGCAAGGAGACAGAACATGGCGGAAATGAACGCACAAGAAATCATTCAATTCATCGGAAATGCTGAAAAGAAAACCAACGTGAAGGTGTACCTGAAAGGCCAACTGGCTGACATTGATTTTCCGGACTCCCTTAGACCATTTGTGAACGACCAAACCGGGGTTATTTTTGGGGACTGGAAGGATGTACAACCGTTCTTAGCAGCCAACCAAGCCCACATTACGGATTACGAAATTGAAAACGACGGTCGCAACTCAGCGGTGCCGTTATTAGACACCAAGAACATTGACGCACGGATTGAACCCGGTGCCATCATTCGGGACCAAGTTAAGATTGGGAAAGATGCCGTTATCATGATGGGTGCCCTCATTAACATTGGGGCTGAAATTGGAGACGACTCCATGATCGACATGGGAGCGGTCCTTGGGGGCCGAGCCATCGTTGGCAAGCACTCACACATTGGGGCGGGCGCCGTGCTGGCCGGAGTGATTGAACCAGCCAGTGCTAAACCAGTCCAAATTGACGACGACGTCTTGGTCGGTGCAAATGCAGTCGTAATTGAGGGCGTGCATGTCGGGAAAGGTGCCGTCGTGGCCGCGGGGGCCGTGGTAACTGAGGACGTTGCCCCATACACGGTCGTAGCCGGCATGCCTGCTAAAAAGGTGAAGGACGTGAACCAAAAGACCCGCTCGAAAACCAAACTGGAAGACGATTTACGGGGGTAAACCATGACACTTGACTTACACAACCTCTACCGCGAATTACACCAGATTCCAGAATTAGCGCTTCAAGAGTTTCAAACGCACGACCTCTTAATGAAGCAAATCACGGCGTTAACCGCTGATTGCGATTTCGTTGAGGTTCAGGTCCCAGAACAGTTACCAACGGCGATTTTAGTGTTACTGCACGGCACGAATCCGACCCGCACGATTGGATACCGAACGGACATTGATGCGTTACCAGTGACGGAAGCCACGGGATTACCGTTTGCTTCGCAGCATGAGGGGCGGATGCACGCCTGTGGTCACGATTTGCACATGACCGTGGCAATGGGAGTGCTGGCTCACTTCGTTGCGAACCAGCCAACGGATAACCTGTTATTCTTCTTTCAACCCGCCGAAGAGAGTCAAAACGGGGGCAAGCTGGCCTACGAGGATGGCATCTTTACCGGTCAGTGGCGCCCTGATGAGTTCTATGGTCTCCACGATAACCCGCAACTTCCCGCCGGGGCGATTGGCTGCCGGATGGGAACTCTGTTTGCGGGGACTACGGAAGTGGACGTTCACTTTACGGGGACCCAGGGGCACGCGGCCTACCCGCAGTTCGCAAATGACATGGTGGTTGCAGCGAGCCAGTTCATTGGACAGGTTCAGACGATTGTGTCACGAAGCGTGGATCCCATCGAAGGGGGCGTGATTACCTTCGGGCAGTTTAACGCCGGGACGATTCGGAACGTGATTGCCGGAGAAGCAGAGCTTCACGGGACGATCCGGGGGTTAACCCAGAAAATGATTGAACACATTGATGATCGCTTGCGGGCGGTTGCCAATGGCATTGCCACGAGCTATGACTGCCAGGTAGATCTCAAGTTAAACCAGGGGGGCTACCTGCCGGTGGAAAATAATCCTCGCCTTACCGCGGACTTCATTAAATACATGCAGAGCGCGCCGGATGTTCAATACATTGAAACGGAACCAGCCATGACGGGCGAAGACTTCGGCTATTTACTGTCTAAGTTTCCCGGAACCATGTTTTGGCTGGGAGTGGGCGATCCCAACCACCAGTTGCATTCGAGTGAATTAGTGCCGAGTGAGGCCGCCATTGAACCCGGGATCAGTGCAATCACCGGGTGGTTACAACAACGCATGACAGAAAAGGAGTAAGCAAAATGACTGATTTTACACAAACTGACATTATTACCGCATTAATCACCCCGTTCACCGCGGAACAAGAGATTAACTATCCAGCGTTAGAAACGTTGACGGAGCGGCTATTACAAGAAGGGGGCAACGGGTTTCTAATCGGGGGCACGACTGGGGAAACTCCAACGCTTACCCACGATGAAAAGCTGAGTTTGTATACGAACTTCGCCCAGTTTGTAAACGGCCGGGTTCCGGTCATCGCCGGAACTGGGAGTAATAACACCCAGGCCACCATCGATTTTACCGAAGAAGTGAGCCACATTCCGGGCATCGATGCGGCCTTAGTGGTCGTTCCTTACTATAATAAGCCCAACCAAGTGGGGATGAAGGCCCACTTCCGGGCCGTAGCACGCGCCACGAATTTCCCGATTATTATCTACAACATTCCCGGCCGGACGGGCGTTAACATGGACGTAGACACGGTCGTCGAACTCAGTCAGGAACCAAACATCATTGGAATTAAACAGTGTGGTTCAATGGAAGATTTTGAAGCAATTGTGGAACAAACTCCTGACGACTTCCTGGTCTACACGGGTGAAGATCCGCAGAGTTTGTT includes the following:
- a CDS encoding DUF4097 family beta strand repeat-containing protein, whose protein sequence is MLRLFLAVLPAAFTPQATAASQTQKVKNTAQLDTLKINVPAQVTVKSGNEFTVQSNFRDQQKPKVTKNGDNIEVNVKDQKLWDQINHSHSGKLKHKVVITLPQVINPKTVKINSGTLDFKTTTPIQNFQANSNAWNMTISKANFKQSKLVSSSGDVNSNDSQIGTTMIKSESGDVSLRNTKLQATQIESEGGNVLLEKVDSNQPLKINSSSGDITMKQPNLTKVTLSSDGGDIKTHDLIAKDLNFNSGAGDVAMDNQKSITYDQLQLKSDSGDVQIKNAKINHSKINADAGDISLKHVNIKHKDN
- a CDS encoding DUF1700 domain-containing protein yields the protein MPTDQEQYITELKYYLKNIPTKERDEAATYYLDYLKDGQLSNYKEIVANLGTPRQLARQIAANYSISEDEKQPKKGSVNHNVKLIITILAAIASPVLLGIAGFILLMLFIVVVVVGAFLFTTLVVAGLAFWVGITTIASKGIVALNLIGASLLIFGVLIMIPPIVYFVIRFIIQIGANWTKKIYRYSQAKLTNRKDGYHG
- a CDS encoding PadR family transcriptional regulator, which codes for MAIQISSEVLEGIVLALLAQEDYYGYALTQGVKKFIPISNSTLYPILRRLKKEDWVTTYDQPFDGRNRRYYQITEAGLTQLAKVKTDWNHHKHIVDQVFNNQMPKEDD
- a CDS encoding NADPH-dependent FMN reductase — encoded protein: MTTVNVILGSVREPSMGSRLFQYLQKHQPELEQTTHVSLQFLKVSDYQLPAYAEPLPPMGTPDYPENLAPNAKRWVTDVMSGDGILLLTPEYDYSVPGALKNAFDYLGTGVSDTPIQTISYSMGSFGGILAAMAWLPIFQVLSLVSVPRNLNLRFIQNIFTETGDLNPDLEASEQQYYADKLTATVQNIANYASRLQADA
- the dapF gene encoding diaminopimelate epimerase — translated: MVTLRKVHGSENRFFILDRTQFTTTPTIEQIANLAVNLKQSDNETFNDIDGILVVDASDHSGCLGKMTVVNADGSLASMCGNGLRTVARYLADQTGETKFKVETQDADLHVEQADQLAPEVPAYGVEIAPVRFHAADFPFAELGGDTILNRPLPQLAPDLDFTAIAVPNPHLISFMDHDTLTSGLQAQLGPYLNGENPYFPDGVNLNFAQILGPDRLFVKTYERGVGFTNACGTGMTATSLAYVLNHDQGDFDHVVTVYNPGGMVKVHVARTGTEYALQLIANATTLGNWEIEATDLFQHQFAAGNYQPTTEETAYQNWVATLPQP
- a CDS encoding aspartate kinase, giving the protein MKVVKFGGSSLADATQFEKIIHIIQQDPERRAIVVSAPGTRFKGDIKVTDLLIQYANAVRNHESLEDVQTEIIDRYRNIANHFAVPDAVMEHISAVITGLASQSFADQDHQLAAFKAHGEYLNAYLLSQILTKLGLPTKFMDPRTVGFDVAGPVNDAHVTPKTYNHLAAYQTSTDYLVFPGFFGINEADGTIATFSRGGSDITGSIVAKGLHAEVYENFTDVDAIYSVDPHIVPNPKSISKMTYREMRELSYAGFSVFHDEALLPAIEAQVPINVKNTNHPDLPGTLIVPEQGFKPAGFITGVASSKGFSALYLHRYLLNKEVGFTLKLLQILYKYGISYEHMPSGIDDLTIIFDNRELTPETVQAMCDDIRTELHPDQLEWIDHYAIIMIVGEGMQLSPNTIEKIIRPLTDHDINIHMINEGASKISIMLGTDEADAEQSVKLIYQHFFDNNRIFTD
- the lysA gene encoding diaminopimelate decarboxylase; translated protein: MLSSDEVRNNQLLIGGIPATELADEYGTPLQVYDVAKIRHQIRAFERVFVEQHVDYAVSYASKAFACVAMYQIVNQEHAHIDVVSAGELATALAADFPMERVSFHGNNKSYEELQMAVHHHVGTIILDNFYEIGLLAQVLEAADAEVNVMLRVSPAVSAHTHEFIQTGQQDSKFGFDLLTGQADQALQQVLAEPRMHLQGVHSHIGSQIFATDGFKIETQKLVHLMQHWRDEYDYIPQVVNVGGGFGIQYTDADHPIRPEEFVEQIITTLKTETAAADLPLPAVWIEPGRSIAGPAGVSLYRVGSQKTIPEVRKYVAVDGGMGDNIRPALYGAAYEAVAADNVAPTETEVVTVAGKYCESGDILVKDAKLPPVQAGDVIAVLATGAYGYSMASNYNRNPRPAVVFVENGSAQVVVKRETLADLTRLDVKLSD
- the dapD gene encoding 2,3,4,5-tetrahydropyridine-2,6-dicarboxylate N-acetyltransferase, whose amino-acid sequence is MAEMNAQEIIQFIGNAEKKTNVKVYLKGQLADIDFPDSLRPFVNDQTGVIFGDWKDVQPFLAANQAHITDYEIENDGRNSAVPLLDTKNIDARIEPGAIIRDQVKIGKDAVIMMGALINIGAEIGDDSMIDMGAVLGGRAIVGKHSHIGAGAVLAGVIEPASAKPVQIDDDVLVGANAVVIEGVHVGKGAVVAAGAVVTEDVAPYTVVAGMPAKKVKDVNQKTRSKTKLEDDLRG
- a CDS encoding N-acetyldiaminopimelate deacetylase, with the translated sequence MTLDLHNLYRELHQIPELALQEFQTHDLLMKQITALTADCDFVEVQVPEQLPTAILVLLHGTNPTRTIGYRTDIDALPVTEATGLPFASQHEGRMHACGHDLHMTVAMGVLAHFVANQPTDNLLFFFQPAEESQNGGKLAYEDGIFTGQWRPDEFYGLHDNPQLPAGAIGCRMGTLFAGTTEVDVHFTGTQGHAAYPQFANDMVVAASQFIGQVQTIVSRSVDPIEGGVITFGQFNAGTIRNVIAGEAELHGTIRGLTQKMIEHIDDRLRAVANGIATSYDCQVDLKLNQGGYLPVENNPRLTADFIKYMQSAPDVQYIETEPAMTGEDFGYLLSKFPGTMFWLGVGDPNHQLHSSELVPSEAAIEPGISAITGWLQQRMTEKE
- the dapA gene encoding 4-hydroxy-tetrahydrodipicolinate synthase → MTDFTQTDIITALITPFTAEQEINYPALETLTERLLQEGGNGFLIGGTTGETPTLTHDEKLSLYTNFAQFVNGRVPVIAGTGSNNTQATIDFTEEVSHIPGIDAALVVVPYYNKPNQVGMKAHFRAVARATNFPIIIYNIPGRTGVNMDVDTVVELSQEPNIIGIKQCGSMEDFEAIVEQTPDDFLVYTGEDPQSLFAKSVGGNGVVSVASHLYLPAMRQMYDLLDQDLAQAGQLQRELTPKMQGLFLYPSPSAVKFMLTRNGLDVGGCRLPITDLTAVEQSYVLEALGEKE